A part of Vibrio sp. B1FLJ16 genomic DNA contains:
- the frdA gene encoding fumarate reductase (quinol) flavoprotein subunit: MQTITTDIAVIGAGGAGLRTAIAAAEANPDLEVALISKVYPMRSHTVAAEGGSAAVIKDEDSLDNHFNDTVGGGDWLCEQDVVEYFVENATREMIQMEQWGCPWSRKDNGEVNVRRFGGMKVERTWFAADKTGFHMLHTLFQTSMKYSNINRFDEYFVLDLLVDDGEVQGLIAIHMSEGELVTIKAKSVVLATGGAGRVYHCNTNGGIVTGDGMAMAYRHGVPLRDMEFVQYHPTGLPGTGILMTEGCRGEGGIIVNKDGYRYLQDYGMGPETPVGEPKNKYMELGPRDKVSQAFWHEQQKGNTIKHPLGDVVHLDLRHLGEEYLQERLPFICELAKAYVNVDPAKEPIPIRPTVHYTMGGIETDGGCETRIKGLFAVGECASVGLHGANRLGSNSLAEFVVFGRVAGENAVKRAAEFKGWNDSAIDAQVKEVEERIADLMNQEGDENWADIRTEMGHTMEAGCGIYRQEDLMQETIDKITELKERYKHISIKDKGKVFNTDLLYAIEVGYGLEVAEAMVHSAILRKESRGAHQRLDDGCTERDDVNFLKHSLAFYQPDSAPSIDYSNVKITKSQPKARLYGEAAEKAAAEEAAAKNAEEQA, from the coding sequence GTGCAAACTATCACCACAGATATCGCAGTCATCGGCGCTGGCGGCGCTGGTCTTCGTACTGCTATTGCAGCAGCAGAGGCAAACCCTGATTTAGAAGTTGCTTTGATTTCTAAAGTGTATCCAATGCGCTCACATACAGTCGCAGCGGAGGGTGGCTCAGCGGCAGTTATCAAGGATGAAGATAGCTTAGACAACCACTTCAACGATACTGTTGGCGGTGGCGACTGGCTATGTGAACAGGACGTTGTTGAATACTTTGTAGAAAACGCAACCCGTGAAATGATCCAAATGGAGCAATGGGGTTGTCCGTGGAGCCGTAAAGATAACGGCGAAGTCAACGTTCGCCGCTTTGGCGGTATGAAAGTGGAACGTACCTGGTTTGCCGCCGATAAAACCGGCTTCCACATGCTGCATACCCTGTTCCAGACTTCAATGAAGTACAGCAATATCAACCGTTTTGATGAGTATTTTGTACTGGATCTGCTTGTTGACGACGGTGAGGTGCAAGGCCTGATTGCCATTCACATGTCGGAAGGTGAACTGGTTACCATCAAAGCGAAATCAGTTGTACTTGCAACCGGTGGCGCGGGACGTGTTTACCACTGTAACACCAACGGTGGCATCGTAACTGGCGATGGGATGGCAATGGCTTATCGTCACGGCGTTCCTCTGCGTGATATGGAATTCGTTCAGTACCACCCGACAGGCCTTCCTGGTACCGGTATTCTGATGACTGAAGGTTGCCGTGGTGAAGGCGGGATTATTGTCAATAAAGATGGATACCGTTACCTGCAAGACTACGGCATGGGACCTGAAACTCCGGTAGGTGAGCCGAAAAACAAATACATGGAACTGGGTCCGCGTGACAAAGTTTCTCAAGCTTTCTGGCACGAACAACAGAAAGGCAACACCATCAAACACCCGCTTGGTGATGTGGTACACCTCGATCTTCGCCATCTGGGTGAAGAGTACCTGCAAGAACGTCTGCCGTTCATCTGTGAACTGGCAAAAGCTTATGTGAACGTTGATCCAGCAAAAGAGCCGATTCCAATCCGTCCGACCGTGCACTACACCATGGGTGGTATCGAAACTGACGGCGGCTGTGAAACTCGCATCAAAGGTCTGTTCGCTGTTGGTGAATGTGCTTCTGTTGGTCTGCATGGTGCGAACCGTCTTGGCTCTAACTCACTGGCAGAGTTTGTGGTATTTGGCCGCGTTGCAGGTGAAAACGCTGTGAAACGTGCTGCCGAATTCAAGGGCTGGAACGATAGCGCTATTGATGCTCAGGTGAAGGAAGTCGAAGAGCGCATTGCTGACCTGATGAATCAGGAAGGTGATGAAAACTGGGCAGATATCCGTACTGAAATGGGTCATACCATGGAAGCAGGTTGTGGTATCTACCGTCAGGAAGACCTGATGCAAGAAACCATCGACAAAATCACAGAGCTGAAAGAGCGTTACAAGCACATCAGCATCAAAGACAAAGGCAAAGTGTTCAATACTGATCTGCTCTACGCGATTGAAGTGGGTTACGGCCTTGAAGTTGCAGAAGCAATGGTTCACTCAGCGATTCTGCGTAAAGAGTCTCGCGGTGCTCACCAGCGTTTAGACGATGGTTGTACTGAGCGTGATGACGTGAACTTCCTCAAACACTCACTCGCATTCTATCAGCCAGATTCAGCGCCGAGCATTGACTACAGCAATGTAAAAATTACTAAGTCTCAGCCTAAAGCGCGTCTGTACGGAGAAGCTGCAGAGAAAGCAGCGGCAGAAGAAGCAGCAGCGAAGAACGCAGAGGAGCAAGCATAA
- a CDS encoding succinate dehydrogenase/fumarate reductase iron-sulfur subunit, producing MSANRIQKVDILRYDPEQDAEPHLQTFEVPFDQTMSVLDAIGYIKDNLDKDLSYRWSCRMAICGSCGIMVNGVPKLACKSFLRDYPNGLKIEPLANFPIEKDLIVDMTPFIERLEAIKPYIIGNDRKPEDGTNLQTPEQMAKYKQFAGCINCGLCYAACPQFGLNPEFIGPAALTLAHRYNLDSRDNGKAERMKLINGDNGAWGCTFVGYCSEVCPKSVDPAAAVNQGKVESSMDFVISMFKPDGSPKKEEA from the coding sequence ATGTCAGCAAACCGCATCCAAAAAGTAGACATTCTGCGTTATGACCCGGAACAGGACGCAGAGCCGCATTTACAGACCTTCGAAGTACCCTTCGACCAAACCATGTCAGTGCTCGACGCGATTGGTTACATCAAAGACAACCTGGATAAAGACCTGTCTTACCGCTGGTCTTGCCGTATGGCGATCTGTGGCTCGTGCGGCATCATGGTCAATGGCGTACCTAAGCTAGCATGCAAGAGCTTCTTACGTGACTACCCAAATGGCCTAAAAATCGAACCATTAGCGAACTTCCCTATCGAGAAAGACCTGATTGTTGATATGACGCCGTTTATCGAGCGCCTTGAAGCGATCAAACCTTACATCATCGGTAACGATCGTAAACCTGAAGACGGCACCAACCTGCAAACGCCTGAGCAGATGGCCAAATACAAGCAGTTTGCCGGCTGTATCAACTGTGGTCTTTGCTACGCAGCGTGTCCGCAGTTCGGTTTAAACCCGGAGTTTATCGGCCCTGCAGCGCTGACACTGGCACACCGTTACAATCTGGACAGCCGTGACAACGGCAAAGCCGAGCGTATGAAGCTGATTAACGGCGACAACGGTGCCTGGGGCTGTACGTTTGTAGGCTACTGTTCTGAAGTGTGTCCGAAGAGCGTTGATCCTGCTGCTGCGGTAAACCAAGGCAAAGTAGAGTCATCAATGGACTTCGTCATCTCGATGTTTAAACCTGATGGTTCACCAAAGAAAGAGGAAGCATAA
- the frdC gene encoding fumarate reductase subunit FrdC, with protein sequence MSNRKPYVREVKRTWWKDHPFYRFYMVREATVLPLILFTIFLTFGLGSLVKGPEAWQGWLAFMANPIVIAINIVALLGSLFHAQTFFSMMPQVMPIRLKGKPVDKKIIVMTQWAAVAFISLIVLIVV encoded by the coding sequence ATGAGTAACCGTAAACCTTACGTTCGTGAAGTAAAACGCACCTGGTGGAAAGATCATCCGTTCTATCGCTTCTACATGGTACGTGAAGCGACAGTACTGCCGCTGATCCTGTTCACCATCTTCCTGACCTTCGGTCTGGGTTCACTAGTGAAAGGGCCGGAAGCATGGCAAGGTTGGTTAGCGTTCATGGCAAACCCTATCGTCATCGCAATCAACATCGTTGCCCTGCTTGGCAGTCTATTCCACGCTCAAACCTTCTTCAGCATGATGCCGCAGGTGATGCCAATTCGCCTTAAAGGCAAACCTGTTGATAAGAAGATTATCGTAATGACTCAGTGGGCAGCGGTCGCTTTCATCTCACTGATCGTTCTCATCGTGGTTTAA
- the frdD gene encoding fumarate reductase subunit FrdD, whose translation MKPNYSVNTAPKRSDEPIWWGLFGAGGTWFAMITPITVLVLGILVPLGVIDAQALSYERVSGFATSIIGALFIIGTLALPMWHAMHRVHHGMHDLKFHTGVAGKVACYAFAGLISALSVIFIFMI comes from the coding sequence ATGAAACCAAATTATAGTGTAAACACAGCGCCAAAACGCTCGGATGAGCCAATCTGGTGGGGGCTATTTGGTGCAGGCGGTACTTGGTTTGCGATGATCACGCCAATTACCGTACTTGTACTCGGCATCTTGGTACCACTCGGCGTAATTGATGCGCAAGCATTAAGCTACGAGCGTGTATCAGGATTTGCCACCAGCATCATTGGTGCGCTGTTCATCATTGGCACCCTGGCACTGCCAATGTGGCATGCGATGCACCGTGTTCACCACGGCATGCACGACCTGAAGTTCCACACTGGAGTGGCAGGTAAAGTGGCATGTTATGCGTTCGCTGGTCTCATCAGTGCACTCTCAGTGATTTTTATCTTCATGATTTAA
- the efp gene encoding elongation factor P, with product MATVSTNEFKGGLKLMLDNEPCVILENEYVKPGKGQAFNRVKIRKLLSGKVLEKTFKSGDTCEVADVMDIDLDYLYSDGEFYHFMNSETFEQIAADAKAVGDNAKWLVENNTCMITLWNGNPISVTPPNFVELEVTDTDPGLKGDTQGTGGKPATLSTGAVVRVPLFIAIGEVIKVDTRTGEYVGRVK from the coding sequence ATGGCTACAGTTAGCACCAATGAATTTAAAGGCGGTCTTAAGTTAATGCTTGATAACGAGCCTTGCGTAATTCTGGAAAACGAATACGTTAAACCAGGTAAAGGCCAGGCGTTCAACCGCGTGAAAATTCGTAAACTTCTTTCTGGTAAAGTGCTAGAGAAAACATTCAAGTCTGGTGACACTTGCGAAGTGGCAGACGTAATGGATATCGACCTAGATTATCTATATTCAGACGGCGAATTCTACCACTTTATGAACAGTGAAACATTTGAGCAGATCGCTGCAGATGCGAAAGCGGTTGGCGACAACGCTAAATGGTTGGTAGAAAACAACACTTGTATGATCACGCTATGGAATGGTAACCCGATCTCAGTAACGCCGCCAAACTTTGTTGAGCTGGAAGTTACTGACACTGATCCAGGTCTGAAAGGTGATACTCAAGGTACTGGTGGTAAACCAGCTACACTGTCAACTGGCGCTGTAGTACGTGTTCCGTTATTCATCGCAATCGGCGAAGTGATCAAAGTTGACACTCGTACTGGTGAATACGTAGGTCGTGTGAAGTAA
- the epmB gene encoding EF-P beta-lysylation protein EpmB: protein MPHIITRKVDSVEQNWLKQLANGISDPAKLLEILEIDPSPWQDGFAARKLFAQRVPQSFVDRMEKGNPNDPLLRQVLPLSEEFEVHAGYSNDPLEEQDNDIPGLLHKYRNRVLMIVKGGCAVNCRYCFRRHFPYQDNKSGKHAWTQSLEYIAQQPEINEVIFSGGDPLMAKDDEIQWLIERIAQIPHIKRLRIHSRLPVVIPARITDALCQMLSASRLQVVLVTHINHANEINPELTAQLFKLKQSGVTLLNQSVLLKGVNDSEDAQVALSEALFDAGILPYYLHVLDKVQGAAHYFVGDQEAKEIMRGVITRVSGYLVPKLTREIGGRPSKTPLDLHLE from the coding sequence ATGCCGCACATAATAACCCGAAAAGTCGATTCTGTTGAGCAAAACTGGCTCAAACAGTTGGCGAATGGGATCTCTGATCCTGCAAAATTGCTCGAAATTCTCGAAATTGATCCGTCGCCGTGGCAAGACGGGTTTGCTGCGCGCAAGCTGTTTGCACAGCGTGTACCGCAAAGTTTTGTCGATAGGATGGAAAAAGGCAATCCTAATGACCCTCTTTTACGTCAGGTTTTACCGTTAAGTGAAGAGTTTGAAGTCCACGCGGGTTATTCTAATGATCCATTAGAAGAACAGGACAACGATATTCCCGGTTTACTGCACAAATATCGCAATCGGGTATTGATGATAGTTAAAGGCGGCTGTGCGGTGAATTGTCGCTACTGCTTTCGCCGCCATTTTCCCTATCAAGACAATAAAAGTGGCAAGCACGCTTGGACGCAAAGCCTAGAGTATATCGCCCAGCAGCCTGAGATTAATGAAGTGATCTTCTCCGGTGGCGATCCACTAATGGCAAAAGATGATGAAATTCAGTGGTTGATTGAGCGCATTGCTCAGATCCCGCATATCAAACGCCTGCGTATTCACAGCCGCTTACCTGTGGTGATCCCGGCCCGAATCACAGATGCACTCTGCCAGATGCTCAGCGCATCACGCCTGCAGGTTGTTCTGGTTACCCACATCAACCACGCTAACGAAATCAATCCAGAGCTCACAGCCCAGCTGTTCAAGCTAAAACAGTCTGGCGTTACGCTTCTTAACCAAAGCGTACTGCTCAAAGGTGTTAATGATTCAGAAGATGCACAAGTTGCCTTAAGTGAAGCCTTGTTTGATGCCGGGATTTTACCTTACTACTTACACGTATTAGACAAAGTACAAGGTGCTGCCCACTACTTCGTTGGCGATCAGGAAGCGAAAGAGATCATGCGCGGGGTAATTACGCGAGTGTCGGGTTATCTGGTACCAAAACTCACGCGGGAGATCGGCGGCAGACCAAGTAAAACGCCATTGGATCTGCATTTAGAATAA
- a CDS encoding MgtC/SapB family protein produces the protein MHTTFAQIFDLGPFSWPALLCCAINGLLIGIERQTRGKPVGIRTAILIISGTYLFMSMAVSLSPNTLDQARVLGQIITGVGFLGAGVMMTLDGKIHGVTSAAVIWVLAGLGLMIGLGYLTQSVVITVLTLSVLLGVDEAESHIKSLRRGVHQRIQRRKSSRLIK, from the coding sequence ATGCACACAACATTCGCACAAATTTTCGATCTTGGCCCATTCAGTTGGCCTGCCCTTCTTTGCTGTGCCATCAATGGGTTACTGATTGGCATAGAACGTCAAACCCGGGGAAAACCAGTCGGTATCCGCACTGCTATTCTCATCATTTCAGGCACCTACCTGTTCATGTCGATGGCGGTATCCTTATCACCTAATACGCTAGACCAGGCGCGTGTGCTTGGGCAAATCATCACAGGTGTAGGATTCCTTGGCGCAGGAGTGATGATGACACTAGACGGCAAGATTCATGGCGTGACATCAGCTGCAGTCATCTGGGTTTTAGCAGGATTAGGATTGATGATCGGGCTTGGCTACCTAACACAGTCCGTCGTTATTACCGTACTGACTTTAAGTGTATTACTGGGTGTCGATGAAGCAGAAAGTCACATTAAGTCACTGCGTCGTGGTGTGCATCAGCGAATACAGCGCCGAAAGTCATCGCGATTGATTAAGTAA
- a CDS encoding phaC PHA synthase — MKKLLTSLAVVAAVASPVALAESTPVMFSTIDSTNAPSRAEVGGVRLAVLHGQVNEVKGVDFSLLGMSETDRTTGVNFGLFFGAAKVNQEMKGASLGLVNWNRGQATGLNLGAVNITNNVNGLNWSAVNYSEGYTMADVGLASISKKSNFQLGFFNMTDQIDGIQIGLLNCADNGFFKCFPLINFAK; from the coding sequence ATGAAAAAGCTTTTGACGTCTTTGGCTGTAGTAGCCGCTGTTGCATCCCCTGTTGCTCTTGCTGAGAGTACACCTGTAATGTTCTCTACTATTGATAGCACGAACGCGCCATCCCGCGCAGAAGTTGGCGGTGTTCGCCTTGCTGTTCTGCATGGTCAGGTTAACGAAGTGAAAGGTGTGGACTTCTCACTACTTGGTATGTCAGAAACAGATCGCACAACGGGTGTTAACTTTGGTCTTTTCTTTGGTGCAGCAAAAGTAAACCAAGAAATGAAAGGTGCTTCACTGGGCTTGGTTAACTGGAACCGTGGCCAGGCGACAGGTCTTAACTTGGGTGCAGTTAACATCACGAATAATGTTAACGGTCTTAACTGGAGTGCGGTTAACTATTCTGAAGGTTACACAATGGCAGATGTTGGTCTGGCAAGTATCTCTAAAAAGTCTAACTTCCAGCTAGGCTTCTTCAACATGACTGACCAAATCGACGGCATTCAAATCGGTCTGCTTAACTGTGCAGACAACGGCTTCTTCAAGTGTTTCCCGCTGATTAACTTCGCGAAATAA
- the groL gene encoding chaperonin GroEL (60 kDa chaperone family; promotes refolding of misfolded polypeptides especially under stressful conditions; forms two stacked rings of heptamers to form a barrel-shaped 14mer; ends can be capped by GroES; misfolded proteins enter the barrel where they are refolded when GroES binds), which yields MAAKDVKFGNDARVKMLEGVNVLADAVKVTLGPKGRNVVLDKSFGAPTITKDGVSVAREIELEDKFQNMGAQMVKEVASKANDAAGDGTTTATVLAQSIVNEGLKAVAAGMNPMDLKRGIDKAVAAAVEKLKELSVECNDTKAIAQVGTISANSDVSVGNIIAEAMDRVGRDGVITVEEGQALQDELDVVEGMQFDRGYLSPYFINNQEAGSVDLENPFILLVDKKISNIRELLPTLEAVAKASRPLLIIAEDVEGEALATLVVNNMRGIVKVAAVKAPGFGDRRKAMLQDIAVLTGGTVISEEVGLELEKVTLEDLGQAKRVAITKENTTIIDGIGEEDMIKGRVTQIRQQIEEATSDYDKEKLQERVAKLAGGVAVIKVGAATEVEMKEKKDRVEDALHATRAAVEEGVVAGGGVALIRAASMIADLEGDNEEQNVGIRVALRAMESPIRQITKNAGDEESVVANNVKAGEGSYGYNAATGEYGDMLEMGILDPTKVTRSALQFAASVAGLMITTEAMVTDLPQKDSGMPDMGGMGGMGGMGGMM from the coding sequence ATGGCTGCTAAAGACGTTAAATTTGGTAATGATGCACGAGTTAAAATGCTGGAAGGTGTAAACGTTCTGGCTGACGCGGTAAAAGTGACTTTAGGTCCTAAAGGCCGTAACGTAGTTCTGGATAAATCTTTCGGTGCACCAACGATCACTAAAGATGGTGTATCTGTAGCGCGTGAAATTGAACTGGAAGACAAATTCCAGAACATGGGCGCACAAATGGTTAAAGAAGTAGCATCTAAAGCGAATGATGCTGCGGGTGACGGTACAACAACAGCAACTGTACTAGCGCAATCAATCGTAAATGAAGGTCTGAAAGCAGTAGCGGCGGGTATGAACCCGATGGATCTTAAGCGTGGTATCGACAAAGCGGTAGCAGCAGCAGTTGAAAAACTGAAAGAGCTGTCTGTTGAGTGTAACGACACTAAAGCAATTGCTCAGGTTGGTACTATCTCTGCGAACTCTGACGTAAGCGTAGGTAACATCATTGCTGAAGCAATGGATCGTGTTGGCCGTGACGGCGTTATCACTGTTGAAGAAGGTCAGGCTCTTCAAGACGAGCTGGACGTAGTTGAAGGTATGCAGTTCGACCGTGGTTACCTGTCTCCTTACTTCATCAACAACCAGGAAGCTGGTTCTGTTGATCTAGAAAACCCATTCATCCTTCTGGTTGATAAGAAGATCTCAAACATCCGTGAACTTCTACCAACACTAGAAGCGGTTGCTAAAGCATCTCGTCCACTGCTAATCATCGCAGAAGACGTAGAAGGTGAAGCACTGGCAACGTTAGTTGTGAACAACATGCGCGGTATCGTGAAAGTTGCAGCTGTTAAAGCTCCTGGTTTCGGTGACCGTCGTAAAGCAATGCTACAAGACATCGCAGTTCTGACTGGTGGTACAGTGATTTCTGAAGAAGTTGGTCTGGAGCTTGAAAAAGTGACTCTGGAAGATCTGGGTCAGGCGAAGCGTGTTGCTATCACTAAAGAAAACACTACTATCATCGATGGTATCGGTGAAGAGGACATGATCAAAGGTCGTGTTACTCAGATCCGTCAACAAATCGAAGAAGCAACTTCAGATTACGACAAAGAGAAACTACAAGAGCGCGTAGCTAAGCTAGCTGGCGGTGTTGCAGTAATCAAAGTTGGTGCAGCAACTGAAGTTGAAATGAAAGAGAAGAAAGACCGCGTAGAAGACGCACTTCACGCAACTCGCGCAGCGGTTGAAGAAGGTGTTGTTGCTGGTGGTGGTGTTGCTCTGATCCGTGCGGCATCGATGATTGCTGACCTTGAAGGTGACAACGAAGAACAAAACGTTGGTATCCGTGTTGCACTACGTGCAATGGAATCTCCTATCCGTCAAATCACGAAGAATGCGGGTGACGAAGAGTCAGTAGTTGCGAACAACGTGAAAGCGGGTGAAGGCAGCTACGGTTACAACGCAGCAACAGGTGAGTACGGCGATATGCTAGAGATGGGTATCCTAGACCCAACTAAAGTTACTCGTAGCGCGCTACAATTTGCAGCATCGGTTGCGGGTCTGATGATCACAACTGAAGCAATGGTTACAGACCTGCCACAGAAAGATTCAGGCATGCCTGATATGGGTGGCATGGGCGGTATGGGTGGAATGGGCGGCATGATGTAA
- a CDS encoding co-chaperone GroES, with amino-acid sequence MNIRPLHDRVIVERKEVESKSAGGIVLTGSAAEKSTRGVVLAVGKGRILENGTVLPLDVKVGDTVIFAEGYGTKTEKIDGKEVLVMSENDIMAIVE; translated from the coding sequence ATGAACATTCGTCCATTACATGATCGAGTTATCGTTGAACGTAAAGAAGTTGAATCTAAGTCAGCTGGCGGCATCGTTCTGACTGGTTCTGCTGCGGAAAAATCAACTCGCGGTGTTGTTCTAGCTGTAGGCAAAGGCCGCATTCTAGAAAACGGCACAGTACTACCGCTGGACGTTAAAGTTGGTGATACCGTTATCTTCGCTGAAGGTTACGGCACTAAAACTGAAAAAATCGACGGTAAAGAAGTGCTAGTTATGTCTGAAAACGACATCATGGCAATCGTTGAATAA
- a CDS encoding MATE family efflux transporter: MQQKDKPEQQATDKHGLLSAPIAEILRKMTIPMTMGMIAILMFNLVDTFFISLLGTQALAAISYTFPVTFAVNCITMGIGMGLSTNIGRLLGQGHSTQAARFTTHGLLLALLLVAIASSIGFITIRPLFSFLGAADDLLPLIEQYMQVWYLTIPLLVIPMAGNSAIRATGDTKTPAKIMMLAGLINGMLDPLLIFGLGPFPELGIQGAAIASAFSWLGALAGSFYLLVKREKLLAKPQWHWVKKDWQQTLKIGTPAALSIAMNPLSGAILMMLLSSHGTAAVATYGAAQRIESILILVLMSLTSALTPFMAQNLGANNPQRAFAGLFLSMRFSVVFQGLVFLAMVPLSIPLAALFSQEEAVKNLLWHYLLVVPFSYGFQGIVMILVSGLNAMHKPLRAFQWSFMRLFVFTLPVAWAGSHLYGVEGLFIGIAVGNTLGGLLGYMFALRERKLMLVEQGSAS; this comes from the coding sequence ATGCAGCAAAAAGACAAGCCGGAACAGCAAGCAACAGATAAGCATGGTTTGTTAAGCGCACCCATTGCCGAAATACTGCGGAAAATGACGATTCCAATGACCATGGGCATGATCGCGATTCTGATGTTTAACCTAGTCGATACCTTCTTCATTTCTCTGCTCGGCACGCAAGCCTTGGCCGCCATCAGTTATACCTTTCCGGTCACCTTTGCGGTTAATTGTATTACGATGGGCATTGGCATGGGCCTTTCGACCAATATTGGTCGGCTACTCGGGCAAGGGCATTCAACGCAAGCTGCCCGTTTTACCACTCATGGCCTGCTGCTAGCCTTGTTGTTAGTTGCCATCGCATCATCTATCGGCTTTATCACTATCCGGCCGCTGTTCAGTTTTCTTGGCGCGGCTGATGACCTGCTGCCACTTATCGAACAATACATGCAGGTGTGGTATCTCACCATCCCATTACTGGTTATTCCGATGGCCGGTAATAGTGCAATACGCGCAACCGGGGATACCAAAACACCGGCTAAAATAATGATGCTGGCTGGCTTAATCAACGGCATGCTGGATCCGCTGCTGATATTCGGCCTAGGACCTTTCCCTGAGCTTGGAATCCAGGGCGCAGCTATTGCGAGTGCTTTCAGTTGGTTAGGCGCTTTAGCGGGCTCATTTTACTTACTAGTTAAGCGCGAAAAGCTGCTGGCCAAACCGCAGTGGCACTGGGTGAAAAAGGACTGGCAGCAGACGCTAAAAATAGGCACACCCGCCGCGCTGTCTATTGCGATGAACCCTCTGTCTGGTGCGATTTTAATGATGTTACTGTCGAGCCATGGAACCGCAGCCGTTGCCACTTATGGCGCTGCGCAGCGAATTGAATCGATACTAATTCTGGTGCTGATGTCCCTGACATCGGCGCTCACTCCCTTTATGGCCCAGAATCTGGGCGCAAATAATCCACAGCGGGCCTTCGCCGGACTGTTTCTCAGCATGCGCTTTTCCGTTGTGTTCCAAGGTCTGGTTTTCTTAGCGATGGTACCGCTGAGTATCCCGCTTGCCGCCTTGTTCTCACAGGAAGAGGCGGTAAAAAACCTGCTTTGGCATTATCTTCTGGTCGTGCCATTCAGTTACGGTTTCCAGGGGATTGTAATGATACTGGTCAGTGGATTAAATGCGATGCATAAACCACTGCGTGCTTTCCAGTGGAGCTTTATGCGCTTATTTGTGTTTACTCTGCCTGTTGCCTGGGCAGGCAGTCATCTTTATGGCGTGGAAGGTCTGTTTATTGGCATCGCTGTGGGTAACACGTTAGGCGGGTTACTGGGCTACATGTTTGCACTGCGTGAGCGGAAGTTAATGTTGGTTGAACAAGGTTCCGCCTCTTAA
- the pfkA gene encoding 6-phosphofructokinase: MIKKIGVLTSGGDAPGMNAAVRGVVRTALSEGLEVFGVYDGYLGLYEGRIEKLDRSSVSDVINKGGTFLGSARFPEFKEVSVREKAIENLKKHGIDALVVIGGDGSYMGAKKLTEMGYPCIGLPGTIDNDIAGTDYTIGYLTALNTVIDAIDRLRDTSSSHQRISIVEIMGRHCGDLTLMSAIAGGCEYIISPETGLDKEKLISNIQDGIAKGKKHAIIALTELMMDANELAKDIEEATGRETRATVLGHIQRGGRPTAFDRVLASRMGNYAVHLLKDGHGGRCVGIVKEQLVHHDIIDAIENMKRPVRNDLYKVAEELF, translated from the coding sequence ATGATTAAGAAGATCGGTGTTTTAACAAGTGGCGGTGATGCACCTGGTATGAACGCGGCAGTACGCGGCGTGGTACGTACAGCACTATCTGAGGGATTGGAAGTTTTTGGTGTGTACGACGGCTACCTAGGTCTTTATGAAGGTCGTATCGAAAAGCTGGATCGTTCAAGTGTGTCTGATGTGATCAACAAAGGCGGTACGTTCCTGGGTTCTGCACGTTTCCCTGAATTCAAGGAAGTGTCAGTTCGTGAAAAAGCAATTGAGAACCTGAAGAAACACGGGATCGATGCACTGGTTGTTATCGGTGGTGACGGTTCTTACATGGGTGCGAAGAAACTGACTGAAATGGGTTACCCATGTATTGGTCTGCCAGGCACAATTGATAATGATATTGCAGGTACGGATTACACAATCGGTTACCTGACTGCACTAAATACCGTTATCGATGCAATCGACCGTTTGCGTGATACGTCTTCATCTCACCAGCGAATTTCAATCGTAGAAATTATGGGCCGTCACTGTGGTGATCTGACTCTGATGTCTGCAATCGCTGGTGGTTGTGAGTACATCATCTCACCTGAAACCGGTCTTGATAAAGAAAAGCTAATCAGCAACATTCAAGACGGCATTGCAAAAGGTAAGAAACACGCGATCATCGCACTTACTGAACTGATGATGGATGCGAATGAGCTGGCGAAAGACATCGAGGAAGCGACTGGTCGTGAAACTCGTGCAACTGTACTAGGTCACATTCAACGTGGTGGTCGTCCGACAGCATTTGACCGCGTTCTTGCTTCTCGCATGGGTAACTACGCTGTTCACTTACTTAAAGATGGCCACGGTGGTCGTTGTGTCGGTATCGTGAAAGAGCAGCTTGTTCACCACGATATCATTGATGCGATCGAAAACATGAAGCGTCCGGTACGTAACGACCTTTACAAGGTTGCAGAAGAGCTGTTCTAA